A region from the uncultured Ilyobacter sp. genome encodes:
- a CDS encoding rubrerythrin, translating to MNLKDTKTEKNLLSAFAGESQARNKYTYYASQAKKDGYNQIASFFEETAHNEMAHAKIWFKLLHEGMPSTVENLKDAADGENYEWTDMYENFAKDAEEEGFSKIAFLFREVGKIEKEHEERYLQLLKNVKDENVFNKEEKVVWECGNCGYLVEGVKAPEVCPVCDHPRAHFKVQAKNY from the coding sequence ATGAATTTAAAGGATACTAAGACAGAAAAAAATCTACTTTCTGCTTTTGCAGGGGAATCACAGGCTAGAAACAAATATACATATTATGCTTCTCAGGCTAAAAAAGATGGATATAACCAAATTGCATCATTTTTCGAAGAGACAGCACACAATGAGATGGCACATGCAAAAATATGGTTTAAACTTCTTCATGAAGGGATGCCTTCAACTGTTGAAAATCTAAAGGATGCAGCTGATGGGGAAAACTATGAGTGGACTGATATGTATGAAAATTTTGCAAAGGATGCAGAGGAAGAAGGGTTTAGTAAGATAGCTTTTCTTTTCCGTGAAGTTGGTAAAATAGAAAAAGAGCACGAGGAAAGATATCTTCAGCTTTTAAAAAATGTAAAAGATGAAAATGTATTTAATAAAGAGGAAAAGGTAGTATGGGAATGTGGAAACTGCGGATACTTAGTTGAAGGGGTCAAGGCACCTGAAGTTTGCCCTGTATGCGATCACCCAAGAGCACACTTTAAAGTTCAGGCTAAAAATTATTAA
- the zupT gene encoding zinc transporter ZupT — translation MWDSTVLFAFGLTLFAGLSTGIGSAMAFFAKKTNTKFLSIALGFSGGVMLYVSFVEIFVKAKDALVAELGTRNGYWVTTLAFFGGIMVIAIIDKLVPSFENPHEVAGIEEMVEIENMEHHLEEMEEEKASEHTGHKHKSGSLYRMGIFSALAIGIHNFPEGLATFASAIKDPTLGVSIAVAIAIHNIPEGIAVSVPIYYATGDKKKAFLYSFLSGLSEPIGALVGYVLLFRYFNDFVFGILFAGVAGIMVFISLDELLPAAQRYGEHHLSIYGLVSGMAVMAVSLLLFV, via the coding sequence ATGTGGGATAGTACGGTATTATTTGCATTTGGACTTACACTATTCGCAGGGCTTTCAACAGGCATAGGAAGTGCCATGGCCTTTTTTGCCAAAAAAACGAATACTAAGTTTCTTTCCATTGCCCTAGGTTTTTCAGGAGGAGTGATGCTCTATGTGTCATTTGTAGAGATATTTGTAAAGGCAAAGGATGCTTTGGTGGCAGAGCTAGGTACAAGAAACGGATATTGGGTTACCACTTTGGCATTTTTTGGAGGGATAATGGTTATAGCTATTATAGATAAACTTGTACCTTCTTTTGAAAATCCCCATGAAGTGGCAGGTATAGAGGAAATGGTAGAGATAGAGAATATGGAACACCATCTTGAAGAGATGGAAGAGGAGAAGGCCAGTGAACACACAGGTCATAAACATAAATCAGGGTCTCTATATAGAATGGGTATATTTTCTGCCTTGGCCATAGGTATCCATAACTTTCCAGAGGGGCTGGCTACCTTTGCCTCGGCAATTAAGGACCCAACTCTAGGAGTTTCAATAGCTGTAGCTATAGCCATTCACAATATACCTGAGGGAATAGCAGTATCTGTACCGATATATTATGCTACTGGAGATAAGAAAAAAGCATTTTTATATTCATTTTTATCTGGACTTTCAGAACCAATAGGAGCCTTAGTCGGGTATGTATTACTTTTCAGGTATTTTAATGATTTTGTATTTGGGATACTTTTTGCAGGAGTAGCAGGTATAATGGTATTTATCTCATTGGATGAACTACTTCCAGCAGCCCAAAGATATGGGGAGCATCACCTTTCAATCTACGGATTGGTCAGTGGTATGGCAGTTATGGCAGTAAGTTTATTGCTCTTTGTTTAA
- a CDS encoding sulfite exporter TauE/SafE family protein, translating to MIYIILAVGALAAGVITAIAGGGGMLIMAILMMVDMPIKMIIGTNRLSALMDNGTSAYHYNKNGNVNRTFLKYAIIPGAAGTIVGTKMLAMMDGKVLERLVPMILIALVIHSLTSKKVGIESNFEGFTKKSVVMGIIVTFLIGVYMGFFGMAAGSFFALALVYIFKFDFLEAVATVKPLLFLMGVTSIFFYAAEGLIDYKYALFITFFRILGSRFGSSYASKKGSKLVKPVFLTLCMTIVLKDIFY from the coding sequence ATGATATATATAATTCTCGCAGTGGGAGCCTTGGCAGCAGGAGTTATAACTGCTATTGCAGGGGGCGGAGGAATGCTCATAATGGCTATTCTGATGATGGTGGATATGCCTATAAAAATGATAATAGGAACCAACAGGCTAAGTGCCCTGATGGATAACGGTACCAGTGCATATCACTACAATAAAAATGGTAATGTAAACAGGACATTCTTAAAATATGCCATAATACCTGGGGCTGCAGGAACCATAGTGGGTACAAAGATGCTGGCTATGATGGATGGAAAAGTACTTGAAAGACTCGTTCCTATGATACTTATAGCCCTTGTGATACACTCTCTTACCTCTAAAAAGGTGGGGATAGAAAGCAACTTTGAAGGTTTCACAAAAAAGAGCGTGGTTATGGGAATAATTGTTACCTTTCTTATAGGGGTTTATATGGGGTTTTTCGGAATGGCTGCAGGAAGTTTTTTTGCCCTGGCACTTGTGTATATATTTAAATTTGATTTTTTGGAGGCTGTGGCTACAGTGAAGCCCCTGCTTTTTCTCATGGGAGTGACTTCTATATTTTTCTATGCTGCAGAAGGTCTTATAGATTATAAATATGCGCTATTTATAACTTTTTTCAGAATTTTAGGAAGTCGTTTTGGAAGTAGTTATGCAAGTAAAAAAGGTTCTAAACTTGTAAAACCAGTTTTTTTGACTCTCTGTATGACAATAGTGTTGAAAGATATATTTTATTAA
- a CDS encoding GIY-YIG nuclease family protein translates to MKGKKRILKKIEGYNFKFICRITPETHKGNLIEYSPQEEFSDLEKKKLNPYGKEKFCKFRIPKIKSSGVYCIMKNNKVVYTGECLSLEQRFNSGYGVISSRNCFEGFQTVNCKVNSLILKSYKEKSKLELYFLKTFNRKKFKKELQEKLKPLWNEKKVVFSSDITVQEDSRTGEIENKDSKYGKYRKIFNYLKNEKAESIEVTLSKLEDILGFKLPKSARAYTAWWSNGGHSHSKTWMDAGYKVKVVAPGEKICFYKT, encoded by the coding sequence ATGAAGGGTAAAAAAAGAATCTTAAAAAAAATAGAAGGATACAATTTTAAATTTATATGTAGAATAACTCCTGAAACTCATAAGGGGAACTTAATCGAGTATTCTCCTCAGGAGGAATTTAGTGATTTGGAAAAAAAGAAGCTCAATCCCTATGGGAAAGAAAAGTTTTGTAAGTTTAGAATTCCAAAAATAAAAAGTTCCGGGGTATACTGCATAATGAAAAACAACAAGGTGGTTTATACAGGGGAATGCCTTAGTCTAGAACAAAGGTTCAACTCAGGATATGGTGTGATATCATCTAGAAATTGTTTTGAAGGATTCCAAACTGTGAACTGCAAGGTAAATAGTCTTATATTGAAGTCATATAAAGAAAAATCAAAATTAGAACTTTATTTTCTAAAAACTTTCAATAGGAAAAAATTTAAAAAAGAATTACAAGAAAAACTCAAACCCTTGTGGAATGAAAAAAAGGTTGTCTTTAGTTCTGATATAACAGTGCAAGAAGATAGCAGAACAGGTGAAATAGAAAATAAGGACAGCAAGTATGGGAAATACAGGAAGATATTCAACTACCTGAAAAATGAAAAAGCAGAGAGTATAGAGGTGACTTTATCGAAACTAGAAGATATTTTAGGCTTTAAACTTCCAAAATCGGCTCGTGCTTATACAGCCTGGTGGTCAAACGGGGGGCACTCTCACTCTAAAACCTGGATGGATGCAGGATATAAAGTAAAGGTTGTAGCTCCTGGAGAAAAAATATGCTTTTATAAAACTTAA
- a CDS encoding type 1 glutamine amidotransferase domain-containing protein, with protein MKLKGINVLAVLSDDFEDLEFWVPVMRLREEGANVVVAGIEKNKKYIGKYGVPAESTHSFLELSQEDFHGILIPGGWSPDKLRRYPELLKIIKDMDREKKVIGQICHAAWVTISAKVVEGKNMTSTPGIRDDLENAGAIWHDEAVVVDDNFVSSRRPPDIPDYNRELVKAFLKFK; from the coding sequence ATGAAATTAAAAGGCATCAATGTACTTGCTGTATTAAGTGACGATTTTGAAGACCTGGAATTTTGGGTACCTGTCATGAGGCTCCGTGAAGAAGGGGCCAATGTTGTAGTAGCGGGAATAGAAAAAAACAAAAAATATATCGGTAAATACGGTGTTCCTGCCGAATCGACCCACTCTTTTTTAGAGCTTTCTCAAGAAGATTTCCACGGAATCCTGATTCCTGGTGGATGGTCCCCTGATAAACTCAGGAGATATCCAGAACTTTTAAAAATTATAAAAGATATGGACAGAGAGAAAAAAGTAATAGGTCAGATATGCCATGCTGCTTGGGTCACCATATCTGCTAAGGTTGTAGAGGGGAAAAATATGACCAGCACCCCTGGTATAAGAGATGACCTCGAAAATGCAGGGGCTATATGGCATGACGAAGCTGTTGTGGTTGATGATAATTTTGTTTCTAGCAGAAGACCCCCTGATATTCCAGATTACAACAGGGAACTGGTAAAAGCATTTTTAAAATTCAAATAA
- a CDS encoding glutamate mutase L: MDNAILLDFGSTHTKVVVVSLKEEKILHTNCFPSTVKTDARVGLQKCLDSAKLVLKEDKFEEAIKLASSSAAGGLRMAVIGLSQSLSIKAGRNTAFGAGGKILFTLSGKIRPEEIKEFIDAKVEIVLFCGGYENGNETILLHNAAVLAESDLTIPIIYAGNSNIATKVRGLMQIGRKQCFVANNLIPDIGQLNTEMAENIVREVFLQRIVDMKGLDKVKETLDSILMPTPSAVLSAGELLTRGTACESGIGELMIIDIGGATTDVHSFAEQSSYRGARLSGAKETYSKRTVESDLGVRESSGLMINEIGPEKLSESCGKDLTWVKDAIEHRVVFNDYLPDTEDEKHLDGVLAGIAAKASARRHAGRIEHVHSANCKLLQVGKNITTVKNIIGTGGPIIHNEDPKKILSSVLKSGKEEENFLLPRTSKFYLDERYILYSMGLLKEIFPDIALRILKKELKEL, translated from the coding sequence ATGGATAATGCTATTTTATTAGATTTTGGGAGTACCCATACAAAAGTTGTCGTAGTTTCATTAAAAGAAGAAAAAATCCTTCATACTAACTGTTTTCCTTCAACAGTGAAGACAGATGCCAGAGTCGGACTGCAAAAATGCTTAGACAGTGCTAAACTTGTGTTGAAAGAAGACAAATTTGAAGAGGCAATTAAATTGGCGTCTTCAAGTGCCGCTGGTGGCTTGAGAATGGCAGTGATAGGTCTTAGTCAGAGCCTTAGTATAAAGGCGGGAAGAAATACAGCATTTGGAGCAGGTGGAAAAATTTTATTTACACTTTCAGGTAAAATAAGACCTGAAGAAATTAAGGAATTTATCGATGCAAAAGTTGAAATTGTTTTATTTTGTGGTGGATATGAAAATGGTAATGAAACAATTTTACTACACAATGCAGCGGTACTGGCAGAAAGTGATTTAACCATTCCGATTATATATGCAGGTAATAGCAATATTGCCACTAAAGTTAGAGGTTTGATGCAGATCGGAAGAAAGCAATGTTTTGTGGCAAATAATCTCATACCTGATATAGGGCAGTTAAATACTGAAATGGCTGAAAATATAGTGAGAGAAGTTTTTTTGCAGAGAATAGTCGACATGAAGGGCCTAGATAAGGTGAAGGAGACATTAGACAGCATATTGATGCCCACGCCATCTGCTGTACTTTCAGCTGGGGAATTACTTACAAGAGGAACTGCATGTGAAAGTGGAATTGGTGAGCTTATGATAATTGATATAGGGGGGGCCACTACTGACGTACATTCATTTGCTGAACAGAGTTCGTATAGAGGTGCCAGATTATCAGGAGCAAAAGAGACATATTCTAAGCGAACTGTAGAAAGTGACTTAGGTGTTCGTGAGTCCTCAGGACTGATGATCAATGAAATTGGTCCAGAAAAGTTATCAGAAAGTTGTGGAAAAGACTTAACATGGGTAAAAGATGCTATCGAACATCGCGTAGTATTTAATGATTATCTCCCTGATACTGAAGATGAAAAACACTTAGATGGGGTTTTGGCTGGGATAGCAGCTAAGGCTTCTGCACGTAGACATGCAGGTCGTATTGAGCATGTGCATTCAGCAAATTGTAAATTATTGCAGGTAGGTAAAAATATTACTACTGTAAAAAATATAATCGGTACAGGGGGTCCAATCATCCATAATGAAGACCCCAAAAAAATATTATCATCAGTACTAAAAAGTGGAAAAGAGGAAGAAAATTTTTTGTTACCTAGGACCTCGAAATTTTATCTGGATGAGCGATATATTCTTTATTCTATGGGACTACTCAAAGAAATTTTCCCCGATATTGCCCTAAGAATTTTGAAAAAAGAGCTGAAAGAGTTATAA
- a CDS encoding cobalamin-dependent protein (Presence of a B(12) (cobalamin)-binding domain implies dependence on cobalamin itself, in one of its several forms, or in some unusual lineages, dependence on a cobalamin-like analog.) encodes MDIKFNKRFEWKDLPDMDTMRREVDAAAKDITVGETLFFKEHGVKSENEYKLKCMKKGELTKHSHVGWNSWDETAKNIKFIYDELKKRGSHITRFGFICDWVMGVPKEYRHKLPKGTGLCLETPEEWAALGQVVPVQPHLSDHMIGCPNAWENTVYALKAGATSVGNVSHYFTYEYPGVDLEYDRTWNSMKAFYLMGKFEGTVVHSNIDDGFGNQFTDLISTTGWAIMERYIVEELLGARLSHAYGNLFSDPMGRIIMHNTMQRLNKYKTPGTMIFGNTVDYGLDLERNFGALSSFSLADAIFQRHCPTGHSVASVPVTEAIRVPTAQEIVDGHLCVDMMIEKSKFMEPYIDWAKIEAETDVYLAGGNLFFERMMNGLEDLGVDTKHPGQMMAALKAIGPKQLEDNFGVGAREKDGLRERMPVRPTDMTKTLISKKSVALGRIGDIEKRLEGKKVIVGTTDIHDYGKEIVKTIVAKAGATIFDLGTYVTPDELIETVLETEAKVIVISTYNGIALTYAKEVVEKIKKDDLDVKLVMGGLINENLDGGSLAEDVTLQVKDLGVNCDNNMDLIVDIIEKIYSEAR; translated from the coding sequence ATGGATATTAAATTTAACAAGAGATTTGAATGGAAAGATCTACCCGATATGGATACCATGCGTAGAGAAGTCGATGCTGCTGCAAAGGATATTACAGTGGGAGAAACTTTATTTTTTAAAGAGCACGGTGTGAAGTCTGAGAATGAATATAAATTGAAGTGTATGAAAAAAGGAGAACTGACTAAACATTCACACGTCGGATGGAACAGCTGGGACGAAACAGCAAAAAATATTAAATTTATATACGATGAACTAAAAAAACGTGGTAGTCACATTACACGTTTTGGATTTATATGTGACTGGGTAATGGGTGTACCTAAAGAATATAGACATAAACTTCCCAAGGGGACAGGTCTTTGCTTGGAGACACCGGAAGAGTGGGCTGCGTTAGGGCAGGTAGTGCCTGTTCAACCCCACTTATCTGATCATATGATTGGTTGTCCCAACGCATGGGAAAACACAGTTTATGCTCTCAAGGCTGGGGCTACTTCAGTAGGTAATGTATCTCACTATTTTACTTATGAATATCCCGGAGTCGATTTAGAATATGACCGTACTTGGAATTCCATGAAGGCATTCTATTTGATGGGTAAATTTGAAGGGACTGTTGTCCACTCAAATATTGATGATGGTTTTGGAAATCAATTTACAGATTTAATCAGTACAACAGGTTGGGCAATTATGGAGAGATACATCGTCGAGGAACTTTTAGGAGCCAGACTATCACATGCCTACGGAAACTTATTCAGTGATCCTATGGGAAGGATTATCATGCACAATACGATGCAGAGGTTAAATAAATATAAGACTCCTGGTACCATGATTTTTGGTAATACAGTGGACTATGGCTTGGATTTAGAACGTAACTTCGGTGCCTTGTCATCTTTCTCATTGGCTGATGCAATATTCCAACGTCACTGTCCTACAGGTCATTCGGTTGCTTCGGTTCCTGTAACTGAAGCTATACGTGTACCAACTGCCCAAGAGATAGTCGATGGTCACTTATGTGTAGATATGATGATAGAAAAGTCTAAATTTATGGAACCGTATATTGATTGGGCAAAGATTGAAGCTGAAACTGATGTTTATCTGGCAGGAGGTAATTTGTTCTTTGAAAGAATGATGAACGGTCTAGAAGATTTAGGGGTAGATACAAAGCATCCAGGTCAAATGATGGCGGCACTGAAAGCCATCGGACCTAAACAATTAGAAGATAATTTTGGTGTGGGAGCCAGGGAAAAAGACGGGCTGAGAGAAAGAATGCCTGTACGTCCTACAGATATGACCAAGACTTTAATCAGTAAAAAATCGGTGGCTTTAGGCAGAATCGGAGACATAGAAAAACGTCTGGAAGGAAAAAAGGTAATCGTTGGTACGACGGATATTCATGATTACGGTAAAGAAATAGTAAAAACAATAGTTGCTAAGGCTGGGGCAACAATATTTGATTTGGGTACTTATGTAACTCCAGATGAACTGATCGAAACAGTTCTTGAAACTGAAGCAAAAGTAATAGTCATAAGTACTTATAACGGTATTGCACTTACCTATGCAAAAGAAGTTGTTGAAAAAATTAAAAAAGATGATCTAGACGTGAAACTTGTTATGGGTGGATTGATCAACGAGAACCTAGATGGCGGCAGCCTTGCTGAAGACGTAACTCTTCAGGTTAAGGATTTAGGGGTAAACTGTGACAATAATATGGATCTTATAGTTGATATTATAGAAAAAATTTACAGTGAAGCAAGATAA
- a CDS encoding HEPN domain-containing protein, with product MDKWEQLLLRAKNDLITAKKGLIKPKTLDTSAYHCQQCAEKSMKAYLNYKGIDTEDRKLRTHNLLMLLKACISENQEFEKMKKACGILNPNDTLYRYFNNNQVMPEEDEVVELIELAETLYEFVIRLTNKKDF from the coding sequence ATGGATAAGTGGGAACAATTATTGCTTAGAGCCAAGAATGATCTCATTACTGCGAAAAAGGGGCTTATAAAGCCTAAAACACTTGATACATCGGCCTATCATTGTCAGCAATGTGCTGAAAAATCTATGAAGGCTTATCTCAATTATAAAGGGATAGATACAGAAGATAGAAAGTTACGAACACACAATTTATTGATGTTGCTAAAAGCCTGTATTTCTGAAAACCAAGAATTTGAAAAGATGAAGAAAGCGTGTGGAATATTGAATCCTAATGATACTCTATATAGATATTTTAATAACAACCAAGTTATGCCAGAAGAAGATGAAGTGGTTGAATTGATAGAATTAGCAGAAACGTTGTATGAATTTGTTATAAGGCTAACAAACAAGAAAGACTTTTAG
- a CDS encoding nucleotidyltransferase domain-containing protein translates to MINLRKINSLRDKLLSLYNAEKVYVFGSYAWGEPTEESDLDILVVSNKFRELSLGKRIAQATDVLFDLDFPVDLVVETPEEFDLSKKILGSLESYVDSKGVLLHG, encoded by the coding sequence ATGATTAATCTTAGGAAAATAAATTCATTGAGAGACAAACTGTTATCTCTATATAATGCAGAAAAAGTATATGTATTTGGATCTTATGCATGGGGAGAGCCAACTGAAGAGAGTGATTTAGATATATTAGTTGTCAGTAATAAATTTAGAGAACTAAGTTTAGGAAAAAGAATAGCTCAGGCTACAGATGTTCTTTTTGATTTGGATTTTCCAGTAGATTTGGTCGTAGAAACACCAGAAGAATTTGATCTTTCAAAGAAAATACTAGGAAGCCTTGAGAGCTATGTAGATAGCAAGGGGGTACTACTTCATGGATAA
- a CDS encoding phage antirepressor KilAC domain-containing protein: MQTMNELSKARGLVAFAESVSDSDTLISINDFAKTTCGTLGLGRNKLFQEMRFNGILSSQNRPYQYHIKAGYFQVVTRVINGKFLHQPMLTGKGEIWLLAKMKEILGN; the protein is encoded by the coding sequence ATGCAAACTATGAATGAGCTTAGCAAGGCTAGAGGATTAGTTGCATTTGCTGAAAGTGTTAGTGATTCTGACACTTTAATTTCAATCAATGATTTTGCAAAGACTACATGCGGGACTCTTGGTTTGGGGAGGAACAAGCTTTTTCAAGAGATGAGGTTCAATGGTATTCTTAGTAGTCAAAATAGACCTTACCAATATCATATCAAAGCTGGGTATTTTCAAGTTGTGACTAGGGTTATCAATGGAAAGTTTCTACATCAACCTATGCTCACTGGAAAGGGTGAAATTTGGTTACTTGCCAAGATGAAGGAGATCTTGGGGAACTAG
- the cas2 gene encoding CRISPR-associated endonuclease Cas2, translating to MYKFMRIIVFFDLPTTNKRDRKNYTTFRKFLLNDGYHMLQYSVYSRICNGYDSVKKHIKKLNKNLPPNGSIRVLTLTEKQYVGMELLVSKETSPEENLGTNKTIII from the coding sequence ATGTATAAATTTATGAGAATAATTGTATTTTTTGACTTACCTACAACGAATAAAAGAGATAGAAAAAACTATACTACGTTTAGAAAGTTTTTATTAAATGATGGTTATCACATGCTACAATATTCTGTATATTCTAGAATCTGCAATGGGTATGATAGTGTGAAAAAACACATAAAAAAACTAAATAAAAATTTACCTCCAAACGGATCTATAAGGGTACTTACTTTGACAGAAAAGCAGTATGTAGGAATGGAGTTACTAGTATCAAAAGAAACATCGCCAGAAGAGAATTTAGGAACAAATAAAACAATAATAATATAA
- the cas1 gene encoding type II CRISPR-associated endonuclease Cas1 — protein sequence MGWRNIFITSSTKLSTKDNGLLVTKNGGEINIPLEDISSIILDNKSIVITSRVLEEIASRDIVLLTNDDKHLPNGIFQGYGRHSRQLAVIKAQLDMSIPHKKRLWQEVVIKKLENQGRVLQLLGCVGNKHLLDLSKQVRSGDEDNLEAVGAKYYFQKLFGDSFTRRDHDIRNFALNYGYAIIRGRIARTLTSHGYICSLGIHHRNEYNAFNLADDIIEPYRPVIDLWVASNLDKLSEELSTENKVALVEILNVDVKLLGKKYSVNISIEEVIKRYTKCVIGKLKNLPLPSILPIQEHRYV from the coding sequence ATGGGATGGAGAAACATCTTTATAACAAGTTCTACTAAACTTTCTACTAAGGACAATGGTTTATTGGTAACAAAAAATGGGGGTGAGATAAATATCCCCCTAGAAGACATCTCAAGTATAATACTAGATAATAAATCCATAGTAATAACTTCAAGGGTTCTGGAAGAAATTGCGAGCAGAGATATAGTTTTACTAACTAATGATGATAAGCATTTGCCCAATGGGATATTCCAAGGATATGGAAGACATTCTAGACAACTAGCGGTAATAAAAGCACAATTAGATATGAGTATTCCACATAAAAAAAGATTATGGCAGGAAGTAGTAATAAAAAAATTAGAAAATCAAGGAAGAGTTTTACAATTATTAGGGTGTGTTGGTAATAAACATCTACTTGATCTTTCTAAGCAAGTCCGATCTGGTGATGAAGATAATTTAGAAGCCGTAGGTGCAAAATATTATTTTCAGAAATTATTTGGTGATAGTTTTACAAGAAGAGATCATGATATAAGAAACTTTGCCCTTAATTATGGTTATGCTATTATTCGTGGGAGGATTGCTAGAACTCTAACAAGCCATGGTTATATATGTTCTCTGGGGATACATCATAGGAATGAATATAATGCATTTAACCTAGCAGATGATATAATAGAACCTTACAGACCAGTAATAGATTTGTGGGTGGCAAGTAATTTAGATAAACTATCCGAAGAATTATCAACTGAAAATAAAGTGGCACTAGTAGAAATTCTAAATGTAGACGTAAAATTGTTAGGTAAGAAGTATTCTGTAAATATCTCTATAGAGGAAGTTATAAAGAGATATACGAAATGTGTAATTGGGAAGTTGAAAAATCTACCTCTCCCTTCGATATTACCAATACAAGAGCATAGGTATGTATAA